In Bythopirellula goksoeyrii, a single window of DNA contains:
- a CDS encoding carboxy terminal-processing peptidase, whose translation MFFDGERFGLSRPFRNFVLASLATICLATALLVPTVVAKPTDPTRVDRHIAIMVAALMDRRHLSEMQMDDEISHRALDMFLKSLDRMKLFFLQSDVDEFMAERDNLDDYVKSGDVKIAKKIFDRFLQRVNEQVAVAQVYIDDEHDFTLDETMIRDPDEWGYAKTKEELNERWRKRVKYDLLLELADEVPQEEAVEKLHKRYRGIQRNWEQHSNDELLEDFLTAITTSFDPHSSYMSPSNLDNFTIQMRLELDGIGASLESKYGETIVRRIVPGGAADKDGRLKIEDVIVGVAEGTDGEFVDIVDMKINDVVQLIRGKPNTIVRLEVMPADKSGRKIYDITRARIELKDSEARSEILERPIQETPATDPTASDEHSHAVDSIVPETETVENVTGKILEQQKGSNGPSRRIGVISLPSFYMDMEGRRAGKVDFKSTTRDVRRLLEEFNKQNVDLVVMDLRFNGGGSLPESVEATGLFIDKGPVVQVKGPDGRVQPYPDEEAGEVWSGPLIVLINRFSASASEIFAGAIQDYGRGLVIGDHSTHGKGTVQQLFELGTQILPLQEAPNLGALKMTIQQFYRPSGDSTQNRGVVSDVEIPYRTSYWEGIGEADLDYALKFDRVAPQPHDNYHAVSAPMIEQLKQRSAAREAKAEFFIKEQQKIDQIIKRQQEPTVTLNKEKFLAERAEVNSDKDQEEMFESLEDKDSPVFPMTPYNEEVIAIALDYLELLHEDNVALAK comes from the coding sequence ATGTTTTTTGACGGAGAGCGTTTCGGGCTGTCACGGCCTTTTCGCAATTTCGTGTTGGCCTCACTAGCGACCATATGTTTGGCGACAGCGCTATTGGTTCCGACCGTAGTCGCCAAGCCTACGGATCCCACGCGCGTTGATCGCCATATTGCAATTATGGTAGCCGCGCTGATGGATCGCAGGCATCTCTCTGAAATGCAGATGGACGATGAGATTTCGCATCGGGCTCTCGACATGTTTCTTAAGAGCCTCGATCGCATGAAACTGTTTTTTCTACAGAGCGACGTAGATGAATTCATGGCCGAGCGTGACAATCTAGATGACTACGTTAAGTCTGGGGATGTGAAAATCGCCAAGAAGATCTTCGATCGATTCCTGCAGCGGGTCAATGAGCAAGTTGCCGTCGCTCAAGTATACATCGACGACGAGCATGATTTCACGCTTGATGAAACCATGATTCGTGATCCCGATGAATGGGGCTACGCCAAGACAAAAGAAGAACTCAACGAAAGGTGGCGCAAGCGGGTCAAATACGATTTGCTATTGGAACTAGCTGACGAGGTTCCCCAAGAAGAAGCCGTTGAAAAACTACACAAGAGGTACCGTGGTATTCAGCGCAACTGGGAACAACACAGTAATGACGAATTGTTGGAGGATTTCCTCACTGCGATCACGACCAGCTTCGACCCCCATTCCAGTTACATGTCTCCAAGCAATTTGGATAATTTTACGATTCAGATGCGCCTGGAGCTTGATGGAATCGGAGCATCACTCGAATCCAAGTATGGTGAAACCATCGTTCGCCGGATCGTACCCGGTGGAGCAGCCGACAAGGATGGACGACTCAAAATTGAAGACGTCATTGTTGGCGTTGCCGAGGGAACTGATGGCGAATTTGTCGATATCGTCGACATGAAGATTAACGATGTCGTTCAATTGATCCGGGGTAAGCCGAACACGATCGTGCGGCTCGAAGTCATGCCAGCTGACAAGTCCGGTCGTAAGATTTACGACATAACGCGGGCGCGTATTGAATTAAAAGACAGCGAGGCTCGTAGCGAGATCTTAGAGCGTCCGATCCAGGAAACTCCTGCCACGGATCCGACCGCTTCCGACGAGCACTCTCATGCGGTTGACTCGATCGTGCCCGAAACCGAAACTGTGGAGAATGTTACAGGCAAGATCTTAGAACAACAAAAGGGATCGAATGGTCCCTCGCGACGCATCGGCGTTATCAGTCTGCCGAGCTTTTACATGGATATGGAAGGTCGTCGGGCCGGCAAAGTGGACTTCAAAAGCACGACTCGGGACGTTCGCAGGTTACTCGAAGAATTCAACAAGCAGAACGTCGACCTTGTCGTAATGGATCTTCGCTTCAATGGAGGTGGCTCGCTTCCTGAATCGGTGGAAGCCACGGGCTTATTTATTGACAAGGGTCCTGTGGTCCAGGTTAAGGGTCCTGACGGTCGAGTTCAGCCTTATCCCGACGAAGAAGCCGGCGAAGTGTGGTCGGGACCGTTGATTGTGCTTATCAATCGATTTAGTGCCAGCGCTAGCGAGATTTTTGCCGGAGCGATTCAGGACTATGGTCGTGGACTAGTGATTGGCGACCACTCAACCCATGGAAAGGGAACCGTTCAGCAATTGTTCGAACTTGGGACGCAAATCTTGCCACTGCAAGAAGCTCCTAATCTGGGTGCCCTTAAGATGACCATCCAGCAATTCTATCGACCCAGCGGAGACAGCACGCAGAACCGTGGTGTTGTCTCTGATGTTGAGATTCCCTATCGCACGAGCTATTGGGAAGGAATCGGCGAGGCAGATTTGGATTATGCTCTTAAGTTCGACCGGGTCGCGCCACAACCACATGACAATTACCACGCGGTTTCGGCTCCCATGATCGAGCAATTGAAGCAACGGTCCGCTGCTCGTGAAGCCAAAGCAGAGTTCTTCATCAAAGAACAGCAAAAGATCGATCAGATTATCAAACGTCAGCAAGAGCCCACAGTGACGCTCAATAAGGAAAAGTTCCTAGCTGAGCGTGCTGAAGTTAATTCGGACAAAGATCAAGAAGAAATGTTCGAGAGTCTCGAAGACAAAGATAGTCCGGTATTTCCGATGACGCCCTACAACGAAGAGGTCATTGCGATTGCACTCGATTATCTTGAATTGTTGCACGAAGATAATGTCGCCCTGGCGAAGTAA
- a CDS encoding PLP-dependent aminotransferase family protein, protein MKSESPFSKLPSLGELLSHPTVARVVKRVNQTTVAQRATGFLEELQTNIRQRADWGNIPSVGQLAERLARRLLGPAESSIPCVNATGILLGDCQPTPPLAEVAVDELVRVSTEYLAANSTLSDRVATALVETTGAESAWVTHSFAVAEKTARAVGGNVIVARYAGLLNPGDFSLVHYETIAQRLESADMVVVDGAGLLGGPSCGIVVGKEEKIAECVRHAPIDENTANELTLAALCATMKIYQSGDRVTHQIPLWQLLTTPLENLEQRAQRIATLLTSCKNVASAQPTRCTSVWCESDAARLANDSWAVVIKPDGEEGNNLRDAFLEATPRINCRDQQNESQDGEVWLDLRGVFPRWDQHLVAACE, encoded by the coding sequence ATGAAATCAGAATCACCATTCTCCAAGCTCCCTTCGCTCGGCGAGCTCTTATCGCATCCTACAGTAGCCCGAGTAGTAAAACGGGTGAATCAAACTACTGTTGCGCAACGAGCAACTGGATTTCTCGAGGAGTTACAAACAAACATTCGGCAACGTGCTGATTGGGGGAATATTCCTTCGGTAGGTCAGTTGGCTGAAAGATTAGCACGCCGACTACTTGGCCCTGCAGAGAGTTCCATCCCCTGTGTTAATGCCACGGGGATTCTTTTGGGCGACTGTCAGCCAACCCCGCCTTTGGCCGAGGTGGCAGTCGACGAGCTCGTACGTGTATCAACAGAGTATTTAGCGGCGAATTCCACCTTGTCCGACCGTGTTGCGACGGCCCTCGTTGAGACCACGGGCGCAGAGAGTGCTTGGGTCACTCATAGTTTTGCAGTGGCTGAGAAAACAGCCAGGGCTGTTGGTGGCAATGTCATTGTCGCTCGCTATGCAGGGCTACTAAACCCTGGAGACTTTAGTTTGGTTCACTACGAGACGATTGCACAGAGATTAGAGAGTGCAGATATGGTTGTCGTCGATGGTGCCGGACTACTGGGGGGGCCTAGTTGCGGAATTGTCGTCGGCAAAGAAGAAAAGATTGCCGAGTGTGTTCGTCATGCTCCCATCGATGAGAACACCGCTAACGAACTCACCTTGGCTGCTCTCTGTGCCACGATGAAGATTTATCAATCCGGCGACCGTGTAACACATCAGATTCCCTTGTGGCAACTTTTGACTACGCCGCTTGAGAATCTTGAACAAAGGGCGCAACGAATTGCTACGCTTCTCACCTCGTGCAAAAATGTTGCATCGGCCCAGCCAACTCGCTGCACTTCGGTCTGGTGTGAATCGGATGCTGCCCGCCTGGCGAACGACTCTTGGGCGGTTGTCATCAAGCCGGATGGAGAGGAGGGCAACAATCTCAGAGACGCTTTTCTGGAGGCTACACCTCGAATCAACTGCCGCGACCAACAAAATGAAAGTCAGGACGGAGAAGTGTGGCTTGACTTGCGTGGCGTATTTCCCCGCTGGGATCAGCACCTTGTTGCCGCTTGCGAGTGA
- the ispH gene encoding 4-hydroxy-3-methylbut-2-enyl diphosphate reductase: MRVLLASPRGFCAGVNMAIDALELAIQSLPGPIYVYHEIVHNKYVVDRFRSQGVVFVDSLADVPEGATLLFSAHGVSPEVRQLARDRKLRAIDATCPLVTKVHLEAIKYANLGYTIFLIGHEGHDEVIGTMGEAPEAIVLVETPEEVDRLTVVDESKVAYLTQTTLSVDDANRIIKRIRQRYPDVASPPKDDICYATQNRQEAVSVLADKADLTLVLGSQNSSNSQRLAELSREKGVNAHLIDGVEDIDPDWFENVDSVLVTAGASAPEVVVEAVLDFLQDRFDATVEARTLRTEDVSFPLPRELRVLSTR; encoded by the coding sequence ATGCGTGTTTTGTTGGCCAGCCCCCGTGGCTTCTGTGCGGGCGTAAATATGGCGATCGATGCTTTGGAACTGGCAATCCAGTCACTGCCCGGACCCATCTATGTTTACCACGAAATCGTCCACAACAAATACGTCGTGGATCGCTTCCGCTCTCAGGGAGTCGTTTTTGTTGATTCTCTGGCAGACGTACCTGAAGGTGCGACCCTCTTGTTCTCCGCTCACGGCGTCTCTCCAGAGGTCCGCCAACTGGCCCGCGACCGCAAACTACGGGCAATCGACGCGACTTGTCCGCTCGTGACGAAGGTCCATCTTGAAGCAATCAAGTACGCCAATCTGGGGTACACGATTTTTCTCATCGGCCACGAGGGCCACGACGAAGTCATCGGCACCATGGGCGAAGCACCTGAAGCCATTGTACTTGTCGAAACTCCTGAGGAAGTCGATCGACTCACCGTGGTAGACGAATCCAAAGTAGCTTATCTCACGCAAACCACACTCAGCGTTGACGACGCCAACCGAATCATCAAGCGAATACGGCAGCGATACCCCGACGTCGCCTCCCCACCCAAGGACGACATCTGCTACGCCACCCAAAATCGTCAGGAGGCGGTTTCGGTTCTTGCTGACAAGGCAGATCTCACCTTAGTGCTAGGAAGCCAGAATAGCTCCAACAGCCAGCGACTGGCCGAACTCTCCCGCGAGAAAGGAGTGAATGCGCACCTCATCGATGGAGTCGAAGATATCGATCCAGACTGGTTCGAAAATGTCGACTCGGTCCTGGTAACCGCCGGGGCAAGTGCCCCTGAGGTCGTCGTGGAAGCCGTACTCGATTTTCTCCAAGACCGCTTCGACGCTACGGTTGAAGCCCGTACCCTCCGCACTGAAGATGTGTCGTTCCCATTGCCACGGGAGCTACGGGTGCTATCGACGCGCTAA
- a CDS encoding prolyl oligopeptidase family serine peptidase, with amino-acid sequence MKYPDARREDQVDTFHGVDVPDPYRWMEEDVRTSEEVAEWVAAENEITRKYLEAIPERAGIEERLTKLWNFERYSVPTQTAGKFFYLKNDGLQNQAVLYVADTADGAGRVLIDPNSWSEDGTVSLGFMAESDDAQYLAYGRKDAGSDWSTIYVMDIASGEQLPDKLEWVRWGGVQWNAEGTGFYYTRYPEPETDEQHQALAIKPAIHFHKLGEKQEEDELIYSRPDEPTWSFDLRRSDDNQFLVLMISRSTDPQNQVFFKRVDESVDAPFRPLIEDFENQFWFLGNVDEQLYFLTDFEAPTKRVVSLDVASLTGDQSVRKRMTEIVPADEATLEGVVLFKDQLVAMYLKDVISKVKAFELDGKFLHDVGLPGIGSANGFSGRQSDTETFFSFTSYVAPASIFRLDLESGKSTLIRQPEVEFDRSLFESRQAFYTSKDGTRVPIIISHRKGLERNSENPTLLYGYGGFDISLSPYFSVAYATWMEMGGVVAVPNLRGGGEYGEAWHQAGKKLNKQNVFDDFIAAAEWLIDEKYTSTPKLAIMGGSNGGLLVGASLTQRPDLFGACLPAVGVLDMLRYQNFTAGHFWRDEYGTVDDEEEFRALLAYSPYHNVKPGTVYPPTMILTADTDDRVVPMHSFKFGAALQAAQAGPAPILMRIETRAGHGAGTPTTKKIEETADCWAFLWKNLRMSGGE; translated from the coding sequence TTGAAATATCCCGATGCGCGTCGTGAAGATCAGGTGGATACGTTTCATGGAGTCGACGTGCCGGATCCTTATCGGTGGATGGAAGAGGATGTTCGCACTTCTGAGGAAGTCGCCGAATGGGTGGCCGCCGAGAATGAGATTACCCGAAAGTACCTCGAAGCAATCCCCGAACGGGCGGGGATCGAAGAGCGGCTTACCAAGCTTTGGAATTTTGAGCGGTATAGCGTACCGACTCAGACTGCTGGAAAATTCTTCTATCTGAAGAACGATGGCCTGCAGAATCAGGCGGTACTCTACGTAGCTGACACCGCTGATGGTGCGGGACGCGTACTGATCGACCCCAACAGTTGGTCTGAGGACGGGACTGTCTCGCTCGGATTCATGGCGGAGAGTGATGATGCGCAATATTTGGCCTACGGCCGCAAGGATGCTGGTTCCGATTGGTCGACCATCTACGTGATGGACATCGCTTCGGGCGAGCAACTCCCCGATAAACTCGAGTGGGTTCGCTGGGGTGGCGTTCAGTGGAACGCCGAAGGAACTGGTTTCTACTATACCCGCTATCCTGAACCTGAGACCGACGAGCAGCATCAAGCGTTGGCGATCAAGCCGGCGATTCACTTTCACAAATTAGGAGAGAAGCAAGAGGAGGACGAGCTCATCTACAGTCGGCCGGATGAGCCGACTTGGAGCTTTGATTTAAGGCGTTCTGACGATAATCAGTTTTTGGTACTTATGATATCACGCAGTACGGATCCGCAGAATCAGGTGTTCTTCAAGCGAGTCGATGAGTCCGTTGACGCCCCATTTCGTCCGTTGATTGAGGATTTTGAAAACCAATTCTGGTTTCTGGGTAATGTCGATGAGCAACTCTATTTTCTCACGGATTTCGAGGCACCGACCAAGCGAGTCGTCTCCCTCGACGTGGCTAGTTTGACGGGTGACCAATCGGTTCGCAAAAGAATGACTGAGATTGTCCCGGCCGACGAGGCAACCCTGGAAGGAGTCGTGCTATTCAAGGATCAACTTGTGGCCATGTATCTCAAAGATGTGATCTCGAAAGTGAAGGCGTTTGAGCTCGATGGCAAATTCCTACACGACGTCGGGCTGCCAGGAATTGGCTCTGCGAATGGTTTTTCGGGGAGACAGAGCGACACAGAAACGTTCTTTTCCTTCACCAGTTACGTGGCACCAGCGAGTATTTTTCGGCTCGACCTCGAGTCGGGTAAGAGTACTCTGATCCGGCAGCCAGAAGTGGAATTCGACCGGTCGCTGTTCGAATCGCGTCAGGCGTTCTACACGAGTAAAGATGGTACACGAGTGCCGATCATCATATCGCATCGAAAGGGGTTGGAACGCAATAGCGAGAATCCGACGCTCCTCTACGGCTACGGAGGCTTTGATATTTCGCTGTCGCCGTATTTTTCGGTGGCGTATGCAACCTGGATGGAGATGGGTGGCGTGGTGGCCGTGCCAAACCTACGAGGTGGGGGCGAGTATGGTGAGGCGTGGCATCAGGCAGGTAAAAAGCTCAACAAGCAAAACGTGTTCGACGATTTCATCGCGGCAGCCGAATGGTTAATCGACGAGAAATATACCTCGACGCCTAAACTTGCGATCATGGGAGGCAGCAATGGCGGGCTCCTGGTGGGGGCATCGCTCACGCAGCGGCCCGACCTATTCGGCGCCTGTCTGCCTGCTGTGGGGGTACTCGACATGCTTCGCTACCAGAATTTCACGGCGGGCCATTTCTGGCGAGACGAATACGGCACGGTCGACGACGAGGAGGAGTTTCGCGCCTTGCTGGCCTACTCGCCTTATCACAACGTGAAGCCAGGAACCGTATACCCGCCGACGATGATACTCACTGCCGATACTGATGACCGTGTCGTGCCGATGCATAGTTTCAAGTTTGGTGCGGCTTTGCAGGCAGCACAAGCCGGCCCGGCTCCCATCCTCATGCGGATCGAAACCCGTGCAGGACATGGTGCGGGAACGCCCACGACCAAAAAGATCGAAGAAACCGCCGACTGCTGGGCGTTCCTGTGGAAGAACCTGAGGATGAGTGGCGGGGAGTGA
- a CDS encoding NAD-binding protein, with protein MSDEDFQPRIAILGAGPIGLEAAIYARYLGYSAEVFEREELPAKILHHAEERVLDRPFSERVSTLGVAALQAQDSKWKFPASSASLSAAEYYRSYLLPLAESDLVSDSLRLGMEVVSVSRDTEEAWQIACRSKLGQETEFGADVVIDCRGKGSENFVEEEGQSTESLCFLNPVADYYVLGSKSCVTAEEFLFASGLAQIRELFAILGEREDLDVYATMPPIEWK; from the coding sequence ATGAGTGATGAGGATTTTCAACCACGGATAGCGATCCTAGGCGCAGGTCCCATCGGGCTTGAGGCTGCGATCTATGCTCGTTATCTGGGGTATAGCGCCGAAGTGTTCGAACGAGAGGAACTGCCGGCAAAGATTCTCCATCATGCCGAGGAGCGGGTGCTAGACCGTCCATTCAGTGAGCGTGTTTCAACTCTTGGAGTGGCGGCTCTACAGGCACAAGATTCGAAATGGAAATTCCCGGCAAGTTCGGCAAGTCTTTCGGCAGCTGAGTACTATCGCAGTTATCTTCTTCCACTCGCAGAGTCGGATTTGGTATCAGACTCACTGCGCCTCGGTATGGAGGTAGTAAGCGTGAGTCGTGACACCGAGGAAGCGTGGCAAATTGCTTGCCGCAGTAAATTGGGGCAAGAGACTGAATTCGGGGCGGATGTTGTCATCGATTGTAGGGGCAAGGGGAGTGAGAATTTTGTCGAGGAGGAAGGTCAATCCACCGAATCACTCTGTTTTCTCAATCCGGTTGCAGATTATTATGTGCTAGGAAGCAAGAGTTGCGTTACCGCAGAGGAATTCCTCTTCGCAAGTGGACTCGCGCAGATCCGGGAGTTATTTGCGATTCTGGGTGAGCGGGAAGACCTGGATGTTTATGCGACCATGCCGCCGATTGAATGGAAGTAG
- a CDS encoding ABC transporter permease, whose amino-acid sequence MSYQPSYLGVFLTFVRNSLVRDMTFRANFIIDTISSMSWMIMNLGFYVLVYQFTPNIGGWGKYQFFVFIATTMFVNSLVQAFFMPNAEELSEQVRTGGLDFALLKPIDTQFLVSLRRISWSSLGNFFVALLLLIYAVPRIEGLELSLWQVLLYPVYVLMGVLILYSVMIALAATSIWLGRNQSLYDFWFYITNFSRYPMEIYEGTWGTPLRQLFTFVIPILVVINVPARLMAKPLAWEHSWLAVFGVVATLGSLLGSRWVFKRALWSYRSASS is encoded by the coding sequence ATGTCCTATCAACCCTCCTATCTTGGTGTGTTTCTCACCTTCGTCCGCAACAGCTTGGTGCGGGACATGACGTTTCGGGCGAATTTCATCATCGACACGATTTCTTCGATGTCTTGGATGATTATGAATTTGGGTTTTTATGTCCTTGTCTACCAATTCACGCCGAACATTGGTGGCTGGGGTAAATACCAGTTCTTTGTTTTCATTGCGACGACAATGTTTGTGAACAGCCTGGTGCAGGCTTTTTTCATGCCTAATGCTGAAGAGCTGAGCGAGCAGGTTCGTACGGGAGGACTCGACTTTGCGCTATTGAAGCCGATCGATACTCAGTTTCTCGTCTCGCTAAGGCGAATAAGCTGGTCGTCGTTAGGGAATTTCTTTGTTGCTTTACTGCTGCTCATCTACGCCGTCCCGAGGATCGAGGGACTGGAACTTTCTCTGTGGCAGGTTCTGCTGTATCCGGTATATGTGTTGATGGGCGTATTGATTTTATATAGCGTGATGATTGCTCTTGCCGCGACGAGCATTTGGCTGGGACGCAATCAATCGTTGTATGATTTTTGGTTTTACATCACAAATTTCTCGCGTTATCCGATGGAGATTTACGAAGGGACATGGGGTACTCCGTTAAGGCAACTGTTCACTTTTGTGATTCCGATCCTGGTGGTTATCAACGTGCCGGCTCGGTTGATGGCCAAGCCACTTGCTTGGGAGCACTCGTGGTTGGCAGTTTTTGGAGTGGTTGCGACGCTCGGTAGCTTGCTGGGGAGCCGGTGGGTATTCAAGCGAGCGCTATGGAGCTATCGAAGTGCAAGCAGCTAA
- a CDS encoding ABC transporter permease — MLARAETWWTILKICLEERLVYRGDFALGTLMRFLPIVTQIFLWTAVFAAAGSGLIMGFSPDDIIAYYLLTMLARAFSSMPGLASGIARQVREGEIKKFLIQPIDLISYLLLARIAHKSVYYLVAAGPFALVYYLCRSYFPGWPPLEVFAAFLLSLVLAFLLGFFLEATMGMIAFWFLEVSSLLFVYMLFTFFFSGHMFPLDFLPDPWRTFVDFMPFKYMAYFPAVVFLGKVQGTELVHGLMIQAAWVLGFIVLCRVTMQAGFNRYSGYGG, encoded by the coding sequence ATGCTTGCACGTGCCGAAACCTGGTGGACGATTCTCAAGATCTGTCTCGAAGAGCGCTTGGTCTATCGAGGAGACTTTGCGCTTGGTACTCTCATGCGATTTCTGCCGATCGTCACGCAGATTTTCCTGTGGACGGCTGTGTTCGCAGCGGCAGGGAGCGGGCTTATCATGGGCTTTTCGCCCGATGACATCATTGCGTATTATTTGCTGACGATGCTGGCGCGAGCATTCTCGAGCATGCCGGGTTTGGCATCGGGAATCGCACGGCAGGTGCGTGAAGGTGAGATTAAGAAGTTTCTCATCCAGCCTATCGATCTGATCAGTTATTTACTGCTGGCCCGAATAGCCCATAAGTCGGTCTACTATCTTGTCGCGGCGGGGCCGTTTGCGCTGGTGTATTATTTGTGCCGAAGTTATTTTCCGGGTTGGCCCCCTCTGGAAGTGTTCGCCGCTTTCCTACTATCGCTAGTGCTTGCGTTTCTCTTAGGATTTTTCTTAGAAGCAACAATGGGGATGATTGCTTTTTGGTTTCTGGAAGTCTCATCACTGTTGTTTGTGTACATGCTGTTTACATTTTTCTTTTCAGGACACATGTTCCCATTAGATTTTTTACCCGATCCATGGAGAACGTTCGTTGATTTTATGCCATTCAAATACATGGCCTATTTTCCAGCGGTGGTGTTCCTGGGCAAGGTGCAAGGGACGGAACTAGTTCACGGCTTGATGATTCAAGCCGCTTGGGTATTGGGATTTATCGTGCTGTGCCGCGTGACAATGCAAGCGGGTTTTAATCGCTACAGTGGATATGGAGGATAG
- a CDS encoding ABC transporter ATP-binding protein, translated as MNAIEIRQLQKSYRVYQKNEGLVASIRGLFHREYREVAAVKAIDLDVEQGEFVAFLGPNGAGKTTTLKLLSGVISPTGGEARVLGHVPWLRENEYRRRFALVMGQKNQLWWDLPAQESFTLHEKIYRIEHHKFIRTRDELCDLLDVGHLLGRPVRELSLGERMKMELTAALLHSPDVLFLDEPTIGLDVIAQHNIQKFLKFYQQERKITILLTSHYMKDVAALCKRVVIIAHGEIIYDGSLAGIIDRFSGHKILSLHFADGRMPSDLARYGDVLEIVEPKARLRVDRGSISQVLSSVLANNTLEDISVEDPPLEDVIAELFSHSAAESERGVTAEEMRNGIRRAESVSDRSSK; from the coding sequence ATGAATGCTATTGAAATCCGCCAGCTCCAGAAGTCCTACCGCGTCTATCAGAAAAACGAAGGCCTTGTGGCTTCGATCCGTGGGTTGTTCCATCGTGAATATCGCGAGGTGGCCGCCGTGAAGGCGATTGATCTCGACGTGGAGCAGGGCGAGTTCGTGGCCTTCTTAGGTCCGAATGGTGCCGGCAAGACGACGACACTAAAGCTGCTCTCGGGAGTGATCAGTCCCACAGGGGGCGAGGCCCGCGTCTTGGGGCACGTTCCCTGGCTGCGAGAAAATGAATATCGCCGCCGCTTCGCCTTGGTTATGGGCCAGAAGAATCAATTGTGGTGGGATCTGCCGGCACAGGAGTCATTCACACTGCACGAAAAAATCTACCGCATCGAGCATCACAAATTCATCCGCACGCGTGATGAGTTGTGCGATCTGTTAGATGTGGGACACTTGTTAGGGCGCCCCGTGCGTGAGTTGTCGCTTGGCGAGCGAATGAAGATGGAACTGACTGCGGCGCTGCTGCACTCGCCGGATGTATTGTTTCTCGACGAGCCAACCATTGGGCTCGACGTGATCGCTCAGCACAATATCCAGAAGTTCCTGAAGTTCTATCAGCAGGAGCGGAAGATCACGATTCTGCTAACAAGTCACTACATGAAAGATGTGGCTGCACTTTGTAAGCGAGTGGTAATCATCGCGCATGGCGAGATTATTTATGATGGTTCACTGGCAGGTATTATTGACCGGTTCAGCGGTCACAAGATTCTGTCGCTCCATTTCGCCGATGGTCGGATGCCGAGCGACTTGGCCCGCTACGGCGACGTGCTGGAGATTGTCGAGCCGAAGGCACGGTTGCGGGTCGATCGGGGAAGCATCTCACAAGTACTTTCGTCAGTTTTGGCAAACAACACACTCGAAGACATCAGCGTCGAAGACCCACCGTTGGAGGACGTGATTGCAGAACTATTTTCGCACTCGGCGGCAGAGAGCGAACGAGGAGTGACCGCCGAAGAAATGCGCAACGGCATCAGGCGAGCCGAGAGCGTAAGCGATCGGAGCAGCAAATGA